The following coding sequences are from one Bacteroidales bacterium window:
- a CDS encoding ATP-binding cassette domain-containing protein encodes MITVSNLSIQFGKRILFQDVNMKFTPGNCYGIIGANGAGKSTFLKVLSNDLDPATGSVTFGPGERLSVLRQDHFAFDDFSVMDTVLQGHSVLWSIMKEKDALYAKPDFNDADGIRVSELEEEFAELDGWNAEADAATLLSGLGIKEEFHYTQMKDLSGKEKVRILLAQALFGKPDNLLLDEPTNDLDIETVMWLEHYLSEFENTVLVVSHDRHFLDAVSTNTVDIDFGKIKQFAGNYSFWYESSQLALRQQQQQNKKAEEKKKELEEFIRRFSANVAKSKQTTSRKKMIEKLNIEDIEPSSRRYPGIIFTPERETGNKILEIRDLSAIVDGTVLFKDVTFNVEKDDKIVFLSRDARAMTAFFEIINREQEPQSGSFDWGQTITEAYLPLNNADFFNTNITLVDWIAQFSDDTHEAFLKGYLGKMLFSGEEVLKKANVLSGGEKQRCMIARMMLRNPNCLVLDSPANHLDLESIQAFNNTLKTFKGIVLMASHDHEFIQTVSNRIIELTPKGIIDKMMDYDDYITSDDIKSLRDKMYHTK; translated from the coding sequence ATGATTACAGTAAGCAATTTAAGTATTCAGTTTGGTAAAAGGATCCTGTTTCAGGATGTCAACATGAAGTTCACTCCAGGCAATTGTTATGGCATCATAGGTGCCAACGGTGCCGGAAAATCGACCTTTCTAAAGGTATTAAGCAATGACCTGGACCCCGCGACAGGTTCCGTTACGTTCGGTCCGGGGGAGAGATTGTCCGTTTTGAGGCAGGACCATTTCGCCTTTGACGACTTTTCAGTGATGGATACTGTATTGCAGGGACATAGTGTTCTGTGGAGCATCATGAAAGAAAAGGATGCCCTGTATGCCAAGCCGGATTTCAACGATGCTGATGGTATAAGGGTATCAGAACTGGAAGAGGAATTTGCCGAACTGGACGGATGGAATGCAGAAGCGGATGCAGCAACTCTCTTGAGTGGTCTGGGTATAAAAGAGGAATTCCATTATACACAAATGAAAGATCTCAGCGGGAAGGAAAAAGTACGTATCCTGCTGGCACAAGCCCTATTTGGCAAGCCCGATAACCTTTTGCTGGACGAGCCAACCAACGACCTGGATATAGAAACGGTGATGTGGCTGGAACATTATCTTTCCGAATTTGAGAATACCGTACTGGTCGTTTCCCACGACAGGCATTTCCTGGATGCCGTATCTACCAATACGGTGGATATTGATTTTGGTAAGATCAAACAGTTTGCCGGCAATTATAGCTTCTGGTACGAATCCAGTCAGTTAGCCCTGCGTCAACAACAACAGCAGAACAAGAAAGCCGAGGAAAAAAAGAAAGAACTGGAGGAATTTATACGACGTTTTAGCGCAAATGTCGCCAAATCAAAGCAAACAACCAGTCGTAAGAAAATGATTGAAAAGCTCAATATAGAAGATATTGAACCATCATCACGACGTTATCCGGGCATTATCTTTACCCCTGAAAGGGAAACCGGGAATAAAATACTTGAAATCCGTGACCTGAGCGCTATAGTTGACGGTACTGTCCTTTTTAAAGATGTGACATTCAATGTGGAAAAAGATGACAAGATCGTTTTCCTCTCCCGTGACGCGCGTGCTATGACGGCCTTTTTTGAGATCATCAACAGGGAACAGGAGCCGCAAAGCGGTTCATTCGACTGGGGTCAGACCATTACTGAAGCTTATCTGCCTTTGAACAACGCTGATTTTTTCAATACCAATATTACCCTGGTAGACTGGATTGCACAGTTTTCGGACGACACCCATGAAGCATTCCTAAAAGGATACCTGGGTAAGATGCTGTTTTCCGGAGAAGAAGTGTTAAAAAAAGCCAATGTACTTTCGGGAGGAGAAAAACAACGTTGTATGATTGCCCGTATGATGTTACGTAATCCTAATTGCCTGGTACTTGATTCACCGGCCAATCATCTGGATCTTGAGTCGATCCAGGCATTCAACAATACACTGAAAACCTTTAAAGGCATTGTGTTGATGGCCAGTCATGACCATGAATTTATTCAGACAGTAAGCAACCGGATCATCGAACTTACCCCCAAAGGGATCATTGATAAGATGATGGATTATGATGACTACATTACATCAGATGACATCAAATCATTACGTGATAAAATGTATCATACCAAGTAA
- a CDS encoding LytTR family DNA-binding domain-containing protein, producing MNAIIIEDEKRAADNLRRLISTTDPNIEVIAELQTIDGSVEWFRAHPMPDIVFLDIHLADGSSFEIFKEININCPIIFTTAYDEYALKAFGVNSVDYLLKPIREDDLRRALNKVKTLSRESDMSAENSELIKSLIETLRKGSVYKSSLLVAHKDKLIPVSVEEIAYIYTENKIVKTVTFGGSSHVLDQTLEDTLRHLDPRIFFRINRQYIVSRRSIKDASVWFAGRLALNLIISTPERLFVSRSNMKEFKQWITG from the coding sequence ATGAACGCAATTATCATTGAAGACGAAAAAAGAGCGGCTGACAACCTCAGAAGACTGATCAGTACCACTGACCCGAATATAGAAGTCATTGCAGAACTGCAGACTATCGACGGAAGCGTGGAATGGTTCAGGGCGCACCCGATGCCCGACATTGTTTTCCTTGATATCCACCTGGCAGATGGTTCTTCATTCGAAATATTTAAAGAAATAAACATCAATTGTCCCATTATTTTCACTACTGCCTATGACGAATATGCCTTGAAAGCTTTCGGTGTGAACAGTGTGGATTACCTGCTTAAGCCCATCAGGGAAGATGATCTCAGGAGAGCGCTTAATAAAGTAAAGACGCTATCTCGTGAAAGCGATATGTCTGCGGAGAATTCCGAGCTGATTAAATCGTTGATTGAAACGTTGCGTAAAGGTTCCGTTTATAAATCATCCCTCCTGGTAGCTCATAAAGATAAGCTAATACCTGTGTCGGTAGAAGAGATAGCTTATATCTATACGGAAAATAAGATTGTCAAAACCGTTACATTCGGCGGTTCCAGCCATGTGCTTGACCAGACGCTGGAAGATACCTTACGTCATTTAGATCCCCGGATCTTTTTCCGCATCAACAGGCAGTATATTGTTTCACGCAGGTCTATAAAAGATGCATCGGTCTGGTTTGCCGGACGTCTGGCATTGAATCTGATAATATCCACTCCTGAACGCCTCTTCGTCAGCCGTTCGAATATGAAAGAGTTCAAACAGTGGATCACGGGATGA
- a CDS encoding histidine kinase, which translates to MKNKKLSYKAAATYAGGIYLMLFVMIWVFIFFGRSAFIPTEEIPHHRPDMELGPWMPVLGFITTYLYLFMLFALNFKIMESRIKESKKVFVAIAATLAVALIFNLVFFQIQLSMIEIDIDEWKAQAQFGTLVKDVILAVIVIFSAQIVYLSKKKQQMALEYETMKAENARSRFEALKNQLDPHFLFNTFNTLDSLIQENPERARDYLHQLSSVFRYVIPNKELTTLEDELNFTRSYNTLMQLRYEDSLIFDFDIDEHYLSYEIVPLSIQTLVENAIKHNVITANKPLTIRIATAPNDTITISNCIQHKKVPEFSGGIGLSNLAERFRLKTRKEITITNANDTFTVILPLKQAENKKP; encoded by the coding sequence ATGAAAAATAAAAAATTATCATACAAAGCGGCAGCAACATATGCAGGCGGTATTTACCTGATGTTATTTGTGATGATCTGGGTGTTCATATTTTTCGGAAGATCGGCTTTCATCCCGACCGAAGAAATACCCCATCATCGTCCGGATATGGAACTCGGACCCTGGATGCCTGTTTTGGGCTTTATCACCACCTATCTGTATCTTTTTATGCTTTTCGCGCTCAATTTTAAGATCATGGAAAGCCGGATAAAAGAAAGTAAAAAGGTATTTGTAGCCATCGCAGCAACATTGGCAGTAGCGCTGATCTTTAATCTTGTCTTTTTCCAGATTCAGCTTTCCATGATAGAGATCGATATTGATGAATGGAAAGCACAAGCACAGTTTGGCACGCTGGTGAAAGATGTGATATTGGCGGTAATTGTCATTTTTTCTGCACAAATTGTATACCTTTCGAAGAAGAAACAGCAAATGGCACTTGAATATGAAACCATGAAGGCGGAAAATGCCCGTTCGCGGTTCGAAGCGCTCAAAAATCAACTTGACCCGCATTTTCTGTTCAATACGTTCAATACGCTTGATTCGCTGATCCAGGAAAATCCTGAAAGGGCAAGGGATTACCTGCATCAACTCTCTTCCGTCTTCAGGTATGTTATACCTAATAAAGAGCTGACAACGCTGGAAGATGAACTGAATTTTACACGCAGCTATAATACGCTTATGCAACTGCGTTATGAAGACAGCCTTATCTTCGATTTCGATATCGATGAGCATTATCTCAGCTACGAAATTGTTCCGCTTAGCATACAGACGCTTGTTGAAAATGCAATCAAACATAATGTAATCACTGCCAATAAACCGTTAACCATTCGTATTGCTACCGCCCCTAACGATACCATCACCATTTCTAATTGCATACAACACAAAAAAGTACCTGAATTTAGTGGTGGTATCGGACTTTCAAACCTTGCAGAACGTTTCAGGCTGAAAACCAGGAAAGAGATAACAATAACCAATGCAAATGATACTTTTACGGTAATACTACCTTTAAAACAAGCCGAAAATAAAAAACCATGA
- a CDS encoding ABC transporter permease yields MNFKKLSGVAWKALLRNKTRSLLTMLGIIIGIGSVIAMVGIGQSSSEGIGGEISEMGTNTIFVTRASQTQGGVNIGSANVQTLKESDVDAILKGSRNISMASPSVSAAGQLVYGANNWPGTIQGANSNFLEIRKYTMASGSNITERDVETAAKVCIIGKTVANELFPDEEDPLGKVIRFKKIPLKVIGVLESKGQNMMGQDQDDIVIAPYTTVQKRILAINYLHMILASSKSEAVAHQAAEDVQGILREQHKIQAGADDDFEVFTQQQMLDTMNNVTGMLTILLTAIAAISLLVGGIGIMNIMYVTVTERTREIGLRMAIGAKNRNILMQFLAESTILSLIGGVIGLLLGLGLSFAAASLLNWPFIFSTAAAAVSFVVCAAIGIFFGWYPARKAANLDPINALRFE; encoded by the coding sequence ATGAATTTCAAAAAATTATCCGGTGTAGCCTGGAAAGCACTATTAAGAAACAAAACCCGCTCATTGCTTACAATGCTCGGCATCATCATTGGGATCGGCTCGGTTATTGCAATGGTCGGAATCGGACAGAGCTCATCGGAAGGCATCGGCGGCGAAATATCCGAAATGGGCACCAACACGATTTTTGTTACCCGTGCAAGCCAGACGCAGGGAGGAGTTAATATTGGCTCGGCCAATGTACAAACACTGAAAGAATCGGATGTGGATGCCATACTCAAAGGTTCACGGAATATTTCCATGGCATCTCCATCGGTCAGTGCAGCAGGACAGCTTGTCTATGGTGCAAACAACTGGCCGGGAACCATACAAGGCGCCAATTCCAACTTTCTGGAAATCAGAAAATATACAATGGCATCGGGTTCGAATATTACCGAACGGGATGTGGAAACGGCTGCAAAAGTGTGTATCATTGGAAAAACAGTGGCCAATGAACTGTTCCCTGACGAAGAGGATCCGCTTGGAAAGGTGATCCGTTTTAAGAAAATTCCTTTGAAAGTGATCGGTGTACTCGAGAGCAAAGGACAAAATATGATGGGCCAGGATCAGGATGATATTGTCATAGCCCCCTACACCACTGTCCAGAAACGTATCCTTGCCATTAATTACCTGCACATGATACTTGCTTCGTCAAAATCGGAAGCAGTGGCCCATCAGGCAGCAGAAGATGTACAAGGTATCCTTCGTGAACAACACAAGATACAGGCGGGCGCAGATGACGATTTCGAAGTTTTCACCCAGCAACAGATGCTCGATACGATGAATAATGTAACAGGTATGCTGACTATCCTGTTGACCGCTATCGCTGCTATATCGCTTCTGGTAGGTGGCATAGGGATCATGAATATCATGTATGTCACCGTAACGGAACGTACCCGTGAAATAGGATTACGCATGGCTATCGGCGCGAAAAACCGTAACATTCTGATGCAGTTTCTGGCAGAAAGCACCATACTAAGCCTGATCGGAGGTGTAATAGGGCTCTTACTGGGTCTCGGACTTTCATTCGCGGCAGCGTCACTGCTCAATTGGCCATTCATATTCAGTACGGCGGCAGCAGCAGTATCCTTTGTGGTCTGCGCGGCTATCGGTATCTTCTTCGGCTGGTATCCTGCACGTAAGGCAGCCAATCTTGATCCGATCAATGCCCTGAGATTCGAATAA
- a CDS encoding ABC transporter ATP-binding protein: MNEIIRVDHLRRVFEVGNEKVHAVKGISFGIQQGEFVSIMGTSGSGKSTLLNILGCLDKPTSGEYYIDGTTVGKLTKDELSTIRNRKIGFVFQSYNLLARTSALENVELPLLYNNDITASERRNRAVYALEQVGLQDRMDHMPNQLSGGQQQRVAIARALVNDPVIILADEATGNLDTRTSYEIMNLFQKLNADGKTIAFVTHESDIAAFTGRTIMLRDGHIQKDEAVDTHSAQDAIDSLPPNEDY, encoded by the coding sequence AACGAAATAATCAGAGTGGATCATCTTCGTCGCGTATTTGAAGTTGGGAATGAAAAGGTGCATGCCGTCAAAGGTATCAGTTTCGGTATACAACAAGGCGAATTTGTCAGCATTATGGGTACAAGCGGCAGCGGTAAATCAACACTGTTGAATATTCTCGGATGCCTTGACAAGCCGACTTCAGGTGAATATTATATTGACGGTACCACTGTCGGAAAACTCACCAAAGACGAATTATCTACCATAAGGAACAGAAAAATAGGATTTGTTTTCCAGTCCTATAATTTACTGGCACGTACCAGTGCGCTGGAGAACGTTGAACTTCCCTTGTTATATAATAATGACATCACAGCGAGCGAACGCCGTAACCGCGCTGTATATGCCCTTGAGCAGGTAGGGCTTCAGGACAGGATGGATCATATGCCCAATCAGTTGTCCGGAGGACAGCAGCAACGTGTGGCGATTGCCCGGGCACTGGTAAATGATCCGGTAATTATTCTCGCAGATGAAGCCACTGGAAATCTCGATACACGTACTTCGTACGAGATCATGAATCTCTTCCAGAAGCTCAATGCCGACGGAAAAACCATTGCTTTCGTTACCCATGAATCGGATATTGCCGCCTTTACGGGACGTACCATTATGCTACGCGACGGACATATCCAGAAAGACGAAGCGGTAGATACCCATTCCGCACAGGACGCAATCGATTCCTTACCACCCAACGAAGATTATTAA